The proteins below are encoded in one region of Bacteroides uniformis:
- the ruvX gene encoding Holliday junction resolvase RuvX, producing MSRIIAIDYGRKRTGIAVSDTLQMIANGLTTVPTHQLLQFLLDYVAKEPVERILVGLPKQMNNEASENMKNIEPFVRSLKKKLPDMPVEYVDERFTSVLAHRTMLEAGLKKKDRQNKALVDEISATIILQTYLENKRFSFL from the coding sequence ATGAGTAGAATAATAGCCATAGACTACGGTCGGAAACGTACGGGAATAGCCGTGAGTGATACATTGCAGATGATTGCGAATGGACTGACAACTGTGCCTACACACCAATTGTTGCAGTTTCTTCTTGATTATGTGGCTAAGGAGCCGGTAGAGCGTATCTTGGTAGGCCTTCCTAAGCAGATGAATAATGAGGCTTCGGAAAACATGAAGAATATCGAACCTTTTGTCCGTTCGCTGAAGAAGAAACTGCCTGACATGCCGGTTGAATATGTAGACGAGCGTTTTACTTCTGTTCTGGCTCATCGGACGATGCTTGAGGCCGGATTGAAAAAGAAAGACCGCCAAAATAAAGCACTGGTGGATGAAATCAGTGCAACTATTATTCTGCAAACTTATTTAGAGAACAAACGTTTCTCTTTTTTATAA
- the thrS gene encoding threonine--tRNA ligase, which yields MIKITFPDGSVREYNEGVTGLQIAESISSRLAQDVLACGVNGEIYDLGRPIMQDAEVVLYKWEDEQGKHAFWHTSAHLLAEALQELYPGILFGIGPAIENGFYYDVDPGETTIKEADLPAIEKKMAELVAKKEAVVRQDIAKADALKMFGDRGETYKCELISELEDGHITTYTQGAFTDLCRGPHLMTTAPIKAIKLTSVAGAYWRGQEDRKMMTRIYGITFPKKKMLDEYLVLLEEAKKRDHRKIGKEMDLFMFSDTVGKGLPMWLPKGTALRIRLQDFLRRIQARYDYQEVMCPPIGNKLLYITSGHYAKYGKDSFQPIHTPEEGEEYFLKPMNCPHHCMIYKNSPRSYKDLPLRLAEFGTVCRYEQSGELHGLTRVRSFTQDDAHIFCRPDQVKDEFLRVMDIISIVFESMDFENFEAQISLRDKVNREKYIGSDENWEKAERAIIEACEEKGLKAKIEYGEAAFYGPKLDFMVKDAIGRRWQLGTIQVDYNLPERFQLEYTGADNQKHRPVMVHRAPFGSMERFVAVLIEHTAGKFPLWLTPDQVAILPISEKFNDYAHEVKQYLKRYDIRAIVDERNEKIGRKIRDNEMKRIPYMLVVGEKEAENKEVAVRKQGEGDKGTMKFEEFAKKMNEEVQNMINKW from the coding sequence ATGATAAAGATAACATTTCCAGACGGCTCTGTTCGTGAATATAACGAAGGAGTAACGGGACTGCAGATTGCAGAAAGCATCAGTTCGCGATTGGCACAAGACGTGCTGGCTTGTGGCGTGAACGGAGAAATTTATGATTTGGGGCGTCCTATCATGCAAGACGCTGAAGTGGTTCTTTATAAATGGGAGGATGAGCAGGGTAAGCATGCCTTTTGGCATACCAGTGCCCACTTGCTGGCCGAAGCTTTGCAGGAACTCTATCCGGGCATCCTGTTCGGTATAGGTCCTGCTATCGAAAACGGTTTCTACTATGATGTGGACCCGGGTGAAACGACTATCAAGGAAGCTGACCTGCCAGCCATTGAGAAAAAGATGGCTGAACTGGTGGCTAAGAAAGAAGCGGTTGTCAGACAAGACATTGCCAAGGCGGATGCTTTGAAGATGTTCGGTGACCGTGGAGAAACTTATAAATGCGAGCTGATTTCCGAATTGGAAGACGGCCACATCACAACTTATACGCAGGGTGCATTTACCGACTTGTGCCGTGGCCCTCACTTGATGACCACAGCTCCTATCAAGGCTATTAAGCTGACTTCCGTTGCCGGTGCTTATTGGCGTGGACAAGAAGACCGTAAGATGATGACCCGTATCTATGGTATCACCTTCCCGAAGAAGAAGATGCTGGATGAGTATCTTGTTCTGCTGGAAGAGGCAAAGAAGCGCGATCACCGTAAAATCGGTAAGGAGATGGACTTGTTCATGTTCTCCGACACTGTAGGTAAGGGACTCCCGATGTGGCTGCCCAAAGGTACTGCACTGCGTATCCGCTTGCAGGACTTCTTACGTCGCATCCAGGCCCGTTACGATTATCAGGAAGTAATGTGTCCACCCATCGGCAACAAATTGCTTTACATCACTTCCGGCCATTATGCAAAATATGGTAAGGACTCCTTCCAGCCCATACATACGCCGGAAGAAGGGGAAGAGTACTTCTTGAAACCGATGAACTGCCCTCACCACTGTATGATTTACAAGAACTCACCCCGTTCTTACAAAGACCTGCCTTTGCGTTTGGCAGAGTTCGGTACGGTTTGCCGTTACGAGCAGAGTGGCGAGTTGCACGGTCTGACACGTGTACGTAGCTTTACGCAGGATGATGCGCATATCTTCTGCCGTCCGGACCAGGTGAAGGATGAGTTCCTCCGTGTCATGGACATTATCTCCATCGTGTTCGAATCTATGGACTTCGAGAACTTCGAGGCACAGATTTCCTTGCGTGACAAGGTGAACCGCGAAAAATACATCGGTAGCGACGAGAACTGGGAAAAAGCAGAACGAGCCATCATCGAAGCTTGTGAAGAAAAGGGGCTGAAGGCAAAAATAGAATATGGAGAAGCCGCTTTCTATGGTCCTAAACTGGACTTCATGGTGAAGGATGCCATCGGTCGCCGTTGGCAGCTGGGTACCATCCAGGTGGACTACAACCTGCCGGAACGTTTCCAGCTGGAATATACCGGTGCTGACAATCAGAAGCACCGTCCCGTAATGGTTCACCGTGCTCCGTTCGGCTCCATGGAACGCTTCGTGGCTGTGCTTATTGAGCATACGGCCGGTAAGTTCCCGTTGTGGCTGACTCCTGACCAGGTTGCCATCCTGCCTATCAGCGAGAAGTTCAACGACTATGCGCATGAAGTGAAACAATACTTGAAGCGATATGACATCCGTGCCATTGTGGATGAGCGCAATGAAAAGATTGGTCGTAAGATTCGTGACAATGAGATGAAGCGTATTCCGTACATGCTGGTTGTAGGTGAAAAGGAGGCTGAAAACAAGGAAGTTGCTGTCCGCAAGCAGGGAGAAGGTGATAAAGGAACCATGAAATTTGAAGAATTTGCCAAAAAAATGAACGAAGAAGTTCAGAATATGATAAATAAATGGTAA
- a CDS encoding YjbH domain-containing protein: MMKFKLFFIVLFCSLSLSAFSQLTYGTTGLLHAPSAEMQRDKTFMVGGNFLNKELTPPTWYYHTYNYFLNVTIFPFLEVAYTCTLFKAEALGLKPYGYSGFTNQDRYFSARLRVLKEGQFWKYMPAVVLGTSDPFTSSGGGQVGTTEGNGYYSRFYIAASKHIPVVGKEEIGVHLSYLYNNRKEYKLNGFALGVTYNPSFHPQLRVIAEYDSKDFALGATYLLFKHLHVQVEMQRMKYFTGGLTYKIHLK; this comes from the coding sequence ATGATGAAGTTTAAGCTATTCTTTATTGTTCTGTTTTGCAGCCTTTCCCTTTCGGCCTTTTCCCAGTTGACGTATGGTACAACCGGGCTGTTGCATGCGCCCTCTGCGGAGATGCAGCGCGACAAGACTTTCATGGTCGGCGGCAACTTCCTGAACAAGGAGCTCACACCGCCCACCTGGTACTATCATACCTACAACTACTTCCTGAACGTCACCATCTTCCCCTTTCTGGAAGTGGCCTACACGTGTACGCTCTTCAAGGCGGAGGCGTTGGGATTGAAGCCATACGGGTACAGCGGATTCACGAACCAGGACCGCTACTTTTCCGCCCGTCTGCGTGTGTTGAAGGAGGGGCAGTTCTGGAAATACATGCCGGCTGTCGTGCTGGGGACGTCCGACCCGTTCACTTCTTCCGGCGGCGGCCAGGTAGGCACCACGGAAGGTAACGGCTATTACAGCCGTTTCTATATTGCCGCCTCCAAGCATATACCCGTTGTGGGTAAGGAGGAGATCGGTGTCCATCTTTCCTACCTTTACAACAACCGCAAGGAGTACAAACTGAATGGCTTTGCACTGGGTGTCACCTACAATCCCTCCTTCCATCCGCAGTTGAGGGTGATAGCGGAGTACGACTCCAAGGACTTTGCTTTGGGAGCCACTTATCTGCTGTTCAAGCATCTGCATGTGCAGGTCGAAATGCAGAGGATGAAATATTTCACGGGAGGGCTGACATACAAAATTCATTTGAAATAA
- a CDS encoding DUF3869 domain-containing protein, whose translation MKKIKFLNGISAVFALAVVALATTLTSCEKEEFNVNVTPTNAQAVISPIVLAIEDGVTTDVTGQATIAPAELTFTGNPTLAAKSVDVTASYNGLSATVTVKVPALQAGQFATLTPTIILQEEDAETKIVAESTKLEPVTDPKVKTWDNYELYWFDIPSFPYVVKEGAKVGAKKINTTDLIERAAIESFFNTLENTYEETTVTTPENKYKVYANSRTTASITYTVVTTEYKVVKKAVTKAETEPLASIEVDDYTTSTLFVLENQDIPGHGHSHGHGHGHGEGNAGGGVGELD comes from the coding sequence ATGAAAAAGATTAAATTCTTAAACGGCATAAGTGCAGTATTTGCGTTAGCCGTAGTAGCTTTAGCTACAACTTTAACTTCTTGTGAGAAGGAAGAGTTCAACGTTAATGTAACTCCTACTAATGCACAAGCTGTTATTAGTCCGATTGTGCTTGCTATAGAGGATGGTGTTACTACAGATGTAACTGGCCAAGCCACTATCGCACCTGCAGAGTTGACATTTACTGGTAATCCTACTCTGGCTGCTAAGAGTGTTGATGTTACAGCTTCTTATAATGGTTTGAGTGCAACTGTTACAGTTAAGGTTCCTGCTTTGCAAGCTGGGCAATTTGCTACTCTGACTCCGACTATCATTCTTCAGGAAGAAGATGCTGAGACTAAGATTGTAGCAGAATCTACAAAACTTGAACCAGTAACGGATCCTAAAGTTAAGACTTGGGATAACTACGAGCTTTATTGGTTTGACATTCCATCATTCCCTTATGTAGTAAAAGAAGGTGCAAAAGTAGGTGCAAAGAAAATCAATACAACTGATCTTATTGAACGCGCAGCTATTGAATCTTTCTTTAACACGCTTGAGAATACATATGAGGAAACGACAGTAACAACACCGGAGAATAAGTATAAAGTTTATGCTAACTCTAGAACAACTGCATCTATTACTTATACTGTTGTAACAACTGAATATAAAGTAGTGAAGAAGGCTGTAACAAAAGCTGAAACAGAGCCTTTAGCTTCTATTGAAGTAGATGATTATACAACTTCTACACTGTTTGTTCTTGAAAATCAAGATATTCCTGGTCACGGTCATAGCCACGGTCATGGTCATGGTCATGGTGAAGGCAATGCCGGTGGTGGTGTTGGTGAACTTGATTAA
- a CDS encoding OmpA family protein has product MKSKLMIASLLLAGACAANLNAQEKTNYYTPKWSDNIFVSVGGGIHAINNDGFNKIAPHFSVSVGKLITPTWGVRAQVNGITQHLCLDDAYWEHNKTYVGGNIDAMINLSTLFAGANPNRFFEVYGFLGPQISVAKSQNVDVTISADGTSQSMAPAGEAEMRARIGASAGLGLKFNINTKWAIDVEARGAIAPSIFGNISSHRKAEGTGMLTAGVSYIFGGKKFIPVSKIDEDAVNAEINRYRSELAQAQADLANCKNALANAKPEVKEVTKEVEVAGPRAIFFKIGSARLDDYGKVNIELAAKILKANPDKKYKVAGYADKATGSASWNQKLSEKRAQVVYDALIAQGVDKDQLELVGFGGTENMFGKNFLNRVVILE; this is encoded by the coding sequence ATGAAAAGTAAATTAATGATAGCCTCCTTACTATTGGCAGGCGCTTGTGCAGCAAATCTGAATGCACAGGAAAAAACGAACTACTACACTCCGAAATGGAGCGATAATATTTTTGTCAGTGTAGGTGGTGGTATCCACGCCATCAACAATGACGGTTTCAATAAGATTGCTCCGCATTTCAGCGTGTCAGTTGGTAAGCTGATTACTCCGACTTGGGGGGTACGTGCTCAGGTAAACGGTATTACTCAGCATTTGTGTTTGGATGATGCATACTGGGAACACAACAAGACTTATGTAGGTGGTAACATTGATGCAATGATCAATCTTTCTACATTGTTTGCCGGTGCTAATCCTAACCGTTTCTTCGAAGTTTACGGTTTCTTGGGACCTCAAATTTCTGTAGCAAAATCTCAAAATGTGGATGTTACAATTAGTGCTGACGGTACTTCGCAGTCTATGGCTCCTGCCGGTGAAGCTGAAATGCGTGCACGTATCGGCGCTTCTGCCGGTTTGGGCTTGAAGTTCAATATCAACACTAAGTGGGCCATTGACGTAGAAGCTCGCGGTGCCATCGCTCCGTCCATTTTCGGTAACATCAGCAGCCATCGCAAGGCTGAAGGTACAGGTATGCTGACCGCAGGTGTTAGCTACATCTTCGGCGGTAAGAAGTTTATTCCGGTTTCTAAGATTGACGAAGACGCAGTCAATGCGGAAATCAACAGATATAGAAGTGAACTGGCTCAGGCTCAGGCTGACCTGGCTAACTGCAAGAATGCACTGGCCAACGCTAAACCTGAAGTTAAGGAAGTGACCAAGGAAGTTGAAGTTGCCGGTCCGCGTGCCATCTTCTTCAAGATTGGCAGCGCCCGTCTGGACGACTATGGCAAGGTTAACATCGAACTGGCTGCCAAGATTCTGAAGGCTAATCCGGACAAGAAGTACAAAGTTGCAGGTTATGCAGACAAGGCTACCGGTAGCGCTTCTTGGAACCAGAAGCTGTCCGAAAAGCGTGCCCAGGTTGTTTACGACGCTTTGATTGCTCAGGGTGTTGACAAGGACCAGCTTGAACTCGTAGGATTCGGTGGTACTGAAAACATGTTCGGTAAGAACTTCCTGAACCGCGTAGTTATCCTGGAATAA
- the def gene encoding peptide deformylase, translated as MILPIYVYGQPVLRKVAEDIAPDYPNLKELIENMFETMDNAEGVGLAAPQIGLPIRVVTINLDVLSDDLPEYKDFRKAYINAHILEVSGEEVSMDEGCLSLPGIHESVKRGNKIRVQYLDENLEPHDEIIEGYLARVMQHEFDHLEGKMFIDHLSPLRKQMIKGKLNAMLKGKAHCTYKVKTVKK; from the coding sequence ATGATTTTACCCATTTATGTGTACGGCCAGCCCGTATTGAGAAAGGTAGCAGAGGATATTGCCCCGGACTATCCGAATTTGAAAGAACTTATTGAGAATATGTTTGAAACGATGGACAATGCTGAAGGTGTGGGACTTGCTGCACCGCAAATAGGTTTGCCTATCCGCGTAGTAACCATTAATCTGGATGTCTTGTCTGATGATTTGCCAGAATATAAAGATTTCCGCAAGGCGTATATCAATGCCCATATTCTGGAAGTGTCCGGTGAGGAAGTTTCTATGGACGAGGGCTGCTTGAGCCTTCCAGGAATTCATGAATCAGTGAAGCGTGGCAACAAAATACGCGTGCAATACCTGGACGAGAACTTGGAACCGCACGATGAGATTATCGAAGGTTACCTGGCACGCGTGATGCAGCACGAGTTCGACCATCTGGAAGGAAAGATGTTCATCGACCATTTGTCTCCGTTACGCAAGCAGATGATTAAAGGAAAACTGAATGCCATGTTGAAAGGCAAGGCACACTGCACTTATAAGGTGAAAACCGTAAAGAAATAA
- a CDS encoding tetratricopeptide repeat protein, with protein MIKKILTAILLLPTLLYAQINTERVMTIARNALYFEDYVLSIQYFNQVINAKPYLYEPYFFRGLAKINLDDYQGAESDCDAAIQRNPFVVGAYQIRGLARIRQNKFDEAIEDYKTAIKYDPENVVLWHNLSLCHIQKEDYEAAKEDLGTLLTIAPRYTRAYLMRGEVSLKQNDTIQALRDFDKAIDMDRYDPDGWGARAIVRLQQGKYKEAEADLDQSIHLSAKNAGNYINRALARFHQNNLRGAMSDYDLALDIDPNNFLGHYNRGLLRAQVGDDNRAIEDFDFVLKMEPDNMMATFNRGLLRAQTGDYRGAISDYSKVIAEYPNFMAGYYQRAEARKKIGDHKGAEQDEFKIMKMQIDKRNGVSSGDKKEGDDSKDVADNSSENSNGDGGKTRKKSDKNMENYRKIVIADDSEADQRYKSDYRGRVQDRNVTIKLEPMYALTYYEKLSDVKRIVHYHKYIEELNHSKLFPKPLRITNMEAPLTEEQVRFHFALIDAHTSDVVADEKNAKKRFMRGLDFYLVQDFASSIDDFTKSILLDDTFFPAYFMRALVRYKQLEYKKAEATMSEGATSGTTEMKKPEVTAIDYEVVKNDLDHVILLAPDFVYGYYNRGNVSSLLKDYRAALADYDKAIELSPDFAEAYFNRGLTHIFLGNNKQGIADLSKAGELGIVSAYNIIKRFTDTRE; from the coding sequence ATGATAAAAAAAATACTGACGGCTATTTTGCTGTTACCCACATTGTTGTATGCACAAATCAATACGGAACGGGTGATGACCATTGCTCGGAATGCATTGTATTTTGAGGATTACGTGCTTTCTATCCAATATTTTAATCAGGTAATCAACGCGAAACCTTATTTATATGAGCCTTATTTCTTCCGTGGACTGGCAAAAATCAATTTGGATGACTATCAGGGAGCGGAGAGTGATTGTGATGCTGCGATTCAGCGGAACCCTTTTGTGGTAGGTGCTTACCAAATCAGAGGATTGGCACGTATCCGTCAGAACAAGTTTGACGAGGCGATTGAAGATTATAAAACTGCCATCAAATACGACCCGGAGAATGTGGTGCTTTGGCATAATCTTTCCCTTTGCCATATTCAGAAAGAAGATTATGAGGCGGCTAAGGAAGATTTGGGTACGCTTCTGACAATTGCCCCCAGATATACACGTGCCTATCTGATGCGCGGGGAAGTCTCCCTGAAACAGAATGATACGATACAAGCTTTGCGTGATTTTGACAAAGCCATCGATATGGACCGTTATGACCCGGATGGATGGGGGGCAAGAGCCATTGTACGCCTCCAGCAGGGGAAATATAAAGAGGCTGAAGCTGATTTGGACCAGTCTATCCATCTGAGTGCAAAGAATGCCGGTAACTATATCAACCGTGCCTTGGCGCGTTTCCATCAGAATAATTTGAGAGGCGCCATGAGTGACTATGATTTGGCTTTGGATATTGATCCGAATAATTTTCTCGGGCACTACAACCGCGGTTTGCTGCGTGCCCAGGTGGGCGATGACAACCGGGCAATAGAGGATTTTGATTTTGTGTTGAAGATGGAACCGGATAACATGATGGCCACCTTCAATCGTGGTTTGTTACGTGCGCAGACGGGGGATTACCGGGGAGCTATCAGTGACTATTCCAAAGTGATTGCAGAATATCCTAACTTTATGGCCGGCTATTATCAGCGTGCCGAAGCCCGTAAAAAGATTGGCGACCATAAGGGAGCCGAGCAGGATGAGTTCAAAATCATGAAGATGCAGATAGACAAGCGTAACGGTGTTTCTTCTGGTGACAAAAAGGAAGGTGACGACAGTAAGGATGTTGCGGATAATTCCTCGGAAAACTCCAATGGAGATGGTGGGAAGACCCGTAAGAAATCCGACAAGAACATGGAAAATTATCGGAAAATTGTAATAGCGGACGATTCGGAAGCTGACCAGCGTTATAAGAGCGATTATCGCGGACGTGTACAAGACCGGAATGTGACCATCAAGCTCGAGCCGATGTATGCTTTGACTTATTATGAGAAACTGAGCGATGTGAAGCGTATCGTACATTATCATAAGTATATTGAGGAACTGAACCATTCGAAACTGTTCCCGAAGCCACTGCGCATCACCAATATGGAAGCTCCGTTGACGGAGGAACAAGTACGCTTCCACTTTGCTTTGATAGACGCTCATACGTCTGATGTGGTGGCTGACGAGAAGAACGCCAAGAAACGTTTCATGAGAGGTCTGGATTTCTATCTGGTTCAGGATTTTGCCAGTTCCATAGATGACTTTACAAAGAGTATCTTGTTGGACGACACTTTCTTCCCGGCATACTTTATGCGTGCTTTGGTGCGTTATAAGCAACTGGAATATAAAAAGGCCGAAGCCACAATGAGTGAAGGTGCCACTTCGGGTACAACGGAAATGAAGAAGCCTGAAGTGACAGCCATTGATTATGAAGTTGTGAAGAATGACCTGGATCACGTTATTCTATTGGCTCCTGATTTTGTCTATGGCTATTATAACCGTGGCAATGTGTCTTCGTTACTGAAGGATTACCGTGCCGCCTTGGCGGATTATGACAAGGCGATTGAGCTGAGTCCCGATTTTGCTGAAGCATACTTTAACCGTGGGTTGACGCACATCTTCCTGGGGAATAACAAACAAGGTATTGCCGATTTGAGTAAAGCCGGAGAGTTGGGCATTGTCTCGGCCTATAATATCATAAAGAGGTTTACAGATACACGGGAATAA